Proteins from one Stenotrophomonas aracearum genomic window:
- a CDS encoding phosphoglycerol transferase I — protein MPWILLLSLLLLTWLLLASGRWAWWKASLMSVLLLALSAWWLINKLSGDGLNAATLYHLGADMEGAGVSDFKGYIAGFIALVLLSLLPLLTPRIKRWHRTAHGRSVFAGFLALWVVAIGVSPLYRDGQRLYQQTRPVDYSMVAPEYRVLQQALRTPRNIVWIYGESLERTYLDETAFPGLMPNLNRLAGQSLDVRGLVSAEGGGWTIAGLVSSMCGVPLTTAQGDENSMDRMGSFLPEAVCLGDYLKQQGYTNHYMGGANGLFAGKGQFLATHGFDAVDDLAWFKQQKIARSHFSPWGVHDDVLLDKAFDRFMQLSKAGQPFMLTTLTMDTHHPAGHLPVACKRTRYQSEYGNIGMLNALKCTDVLISKLVDRIQASAYGDDTLIVIASDHLAMPNDLSHILARQTRENLLLFLGKDIAPRQLAARNGSTLDSGATLLSLVDPGIGEIGFGRSLLHPEQSNSASAAAFREGGKDFPRYLAFSRSLWLGDKTRQLRIDEDNQVVIGLQHVQPPVLLEYDKTWDLKSVYLENTSKQFDLADPANTLAYVDRCTAFEDGSADGDWCAMLVNRDKGIKLYRDDQLRQGFAVDAPLDPFNGPRPSIRQAHMITQKGRRTRAGQYMLQLVAKQSPDRGFWIEAVSSKRKVVVAQQWVQPDADGRITVPVGLDHEVDDLEIRAWLNHAEKLAVDTFALIPSRRGNRG, from the coding sequence ATGCCCTGGATCCTGCTGCTGTCGCTGTTGCTGCTCACCTGGCTGCTGCTCGCCTCGGGTCGCTGGGCATGGTGGAAGGCCAGCTTGATGTCGGTGCTGTTGCTGGCGCTCAGCGCGTGGTGGCTGATCAACAAGTTGTCCGGGGACGGACTGAATGCAGCAACGCTGTACCACCTTGGCGCCGACATGGAAGGCGCCGGTGTATCGGACTTCAAGGGCTACATCGCCGGCTTCATCGCACTGGTCCTGCTTTCGCTGCTGCCGCTGCTCACCCCGCGGATCAAGCGCTGGCACCGCACCGCACACGGCCGCAGCGTGTTTGCCGGATTCCTTGCGCTGTGGGTGGTGGCGATCGGGGTCAGCCCGCTGTACCGCGACGGCCAGCGCCTCTACCAGCAGACGCGTCCGGTCGACTACAGCATGGTGGCGCCGGAGTATCGCGTCCTGCAGCAGGCGTTGCGTACGCCGCGCAACATTGTGTGGATCTACGGCGAAAGCCTGGAACGCACCTATCTGGATGAAACCGCATTTCCGGGGCTGATGCCCAACCTGAACCGCCTCGCCGGCCAGTCGCTGGACGTGCGCGGCCTGGTGTCGGCCGAAGGGGGCGGCTGGACCATCGCCGGACTGGTGTCGTCCATGTGCGGCGTGCCGCTGACCACCGCGCAGGGCGATGAGAACAGCATGGACCGCATGGGCAGCTTCCTGCCCGAAGCAGTGTGCCTGGGCGACTACCTCAAACAGCAGGGCTACACCAACCACTACATGGGCGGCGCCAACGGGCTGTTTGCCGGCAAGGGCCAGTTCCTGGCCACGCACGGTTTCGACGCAGTCGACGACCTGGCGTGGTTCAAGCAGCAGAAGATCGCGCGTTCGCACTTCTCGCCGTGGGGCGTGCACGACGATGTGCTGCTGGACAAGGCCTTCGACCGCTTCATGCAGCTGTCCAAGGCCGGCCAGCCGTTCATGCTGACCACCCTGACCATGGACACCCACCACCCGGCCGGCCACCTGCCGGTGGCGTGCAAGCGCACCCGCTACCAGAGCGAGTACGGCAACATCGGCATGCTCAATGCGCTCAAGTGCACCGACGTGCTGATCTCGAAGCTGGTCGACCGCATCCAGGCCAGCGCCTACGGGGATGACACCCTGATCGTGATCGCCTCCGACCACCTGGCCATGCCCAATGACCTGAGTCACATCCTGGCCAGGCAGACGCGCGAGAACCTGCTGCTGTTCCTGGGCAAGGACATCGCGCCGCGCCAGTTGGCCGCGCGCAATGGTTCGACCCTGGATTCGGGCGCTACCCTGCTCAGCCTGGTCGACCCCGGGATCGGCGAGATCGGCTTTGGCCGTTCGCTGCTGCACCCGGAGCAGTCCAACAGCGCCAGTGCCGCCGCGTTCCGCGAGGGTGGCAAGGACTTCCCGCGCTACCTGGCCTTCTCGCGCTCGCTGTGGCTGGGCGACAAGACCCGCCAGCTGCGCATCGACGAGGACAACCAGGTGGTGATCGGCCTGCAGCACGTGCAGCCGCCGGTGCTGCTGGAGTACGACAAGACCTGGGACCTCAAGTCGGTCTACCTGGAAAACACCTCCAAGCAGTTCGACCTGGCCGACCCGGCCAACACACTGGCGTACGTGGATCGCTGCACCGCCTTCGAGGACGGCTCGGCCGACGGCGACTGGTGCGCAATGCTGGTCAATCGCGACAAGGGCATCAAGCTGTATCGCGACGACCAGCTGCGCCAGGGCTTCGCCGTGGACGCGCCGCTGGACCCGTTCAACGGCCCGCGCCCGAGCATCCGCCAGGCGCACATGATTACCCAGAAGGGCCGCCGCACCCGCGCCGGCCAGTACATGCTGCAGCTGGTCGCGAAACAGTCGCCCGACCGCGGCTTCTGGATCGAAGCGGTGTCGTCCAAGCGCAAGGTGGTGGTGGCCCAGCAGTGGGTACAGCCCGATGCCGACGGCCGCATCACGGTGCCGGTCGGGCTGGACCACGAAGTGGATGACCTGGAAATCCGCGCCTGGTTGAACCATGCCGAGAAGCTGGCGGTGGACACGTTTGCGCTGATCCCGTCACGACGTGGCAATCGCGGCTGA